A region from the Polyangium spumosum genome encodes:
- a CDS encoding protein kinase domain-containing protein → MRSEHQAALQARPSSAEQGRVSMECATRTLTQPHSTDTSATSTLSTSAEAPTPPEAAPPSLDPSPPGGFIKHYEIIRELGEGGMGVVLLARDTKLGRLVAIKLLHGGGQAAPRLRAEAQATARARHDNIVVIYEVGELDGRPYMVLEYVEGRTLREVLSKGRRGDGRALPRGFVFDIMVSVVRALAAAHKSGVVHRDLKPENIMLLDAGQVKVLDFGLARPVDSEEPKRRAGTRAYMSPEQWSGDKIDARCDLWAAGVVFYELLAGAHPLAPLTMERLWALSDLETPMPRLADVRPELAEISEVIDRCLRKKKEERFRSAEELLAALEACLAVHGAVVVKGDARPFAGLAAFQEADADRFFGRAPDVAALLGSLARQALVVVAAPSGAGKSSFIRAGVIPALKRSGEEWDALVVRPGRAPLSALREALATALAPADVDGHFETQPGLLGKHLRAHCRRRGLSRRMLVFVDQFEELYTLVPDADERAAFLAALLGAADDASSPLRVILAIRSDFLDRVAEDRPFMSQVRAGLFFLTPVGRAELREALTRPVEAAGHRFESEAMIEEILDELERARSPLPLLQFSAAHLWDARDKEQKLLTRQSHETLGGVAGALATHADAVVARLSATDQSLCRAIFLRLVTPERTRAIVGMRELAELANDATAVEAVVRELCDARLLLLDTDGEPGSATVELVHESLIERWPTLARWLGENAEDALFLARLRAAASQWQASGAPSGLLWRDRAAEEARVFYERHRGDGAEARGNLVGKVEERYLEAVLALADRARRQRTRLLAGAFVFVSAVAVVVFFLAMRADAQATRADAEAARVKEQNEALALQALRGRNAMRILAARKRQDDPMLVLALLREVEKEDIPKEWSELVSAALSQGVASAAWVAPGAPKPLVYDATMSPDGERIVLALGDKTARVLDAKDLKEQRVLRGHEAHLWRAAWSPDGERILTASGDKTARVEPADGKGEPLVLRGHEAPVNSALMSPDGKLVVTSSEDGTARVFGAASGKELVALRHVDDVNFAEFSPDGRRIVTAGADGAARVWNADGAGEPLLLRGHTGAVIAAAFHPDGTRIATASADRTIRIWDASSGAERLVLRGHDDKIMTVAWSPDGRRIASASKDKTARIWNANGGAGPLVLRGHGHWVYTARFSPEGRRLVTASLDNTLRVWNLDDILAPLVLPGSTAIVGPSAFSPDGKRFVMVSGATHVWNVNGTDESVLPASDASQSAWSPDGTRIVTAFTDKTARIWNADGSGVPIVLGGHPDAVRAVAWCSQGDAIATASQDGMLRRWSPDGRLLSTTTRPVRTDFLVTSFDPSCKRLLVWDTQHGIIQVWNVDEGEELLTLGERDAAVYTAEWSPDGSRVLAIYVDHAVRIWNVDGAPPFVFPVSGPVTHTSFSPDGRRVAMAFDDGAVQVWKTDGAREPDVVFGIRGNQQTYVQWSPDGTRLLTNSRDRLTRVWNADGSGVPFVLVGAQAHVRYSFWSPDGEHIAVQSEETVARFWPDVHPFSGPDDPRLWRATSYCIPPATRIELLDVTDDDARADEEACKRRVTEARAERPGR, encoded by the coding sequence ATGAGGAGCGAGCACCAAGCAGCCCTGCAAGCGCGCCCGTCGTCCGCGGAGCAAGGGCGCGTATCGATGGAGTGCGCCACCCGCACGCTCACCCAGCCGCACTCCACAGACACGTCCGCCACCTCGACGCTCTCCACCTCGGCCGAGGCCCCCACGCCGCCCGAAGCCGCGCCGCCTTCGCTCGACCCCTCCCCGCCCGGTGGGTTCATCAAACACTACGAAATCATCCGCGAGCTCGGCGAAGGCGGCATGGGGGTCGTGCTCCTCGCGCGGGACACGAAGCTCGGGCGCCTCGTCGCCATCAAGCTCCTCCACGGCGGCGGGCAGGCCGCGCCCCGCCTGCGCGCGGAGGCCCAGGCGACCGCCCGCGCGAGGCACGACAACATCGTCGTCATCTACGAGGTCGGTGAGCTCGACGGGCGCCCCTACATGGTCCTCGAATACGTCGAAGGACGCACGTTGCGCGAGGTCCTTTCCAAGGGCCGACGGGGCGACGGGCGCGCGCTGCCACGGGGCTTCGTGTTCGACATCATGGTCTCCGTCGTTCGGGCGCTCGCCGCGGCCCACAAAAGCGGCGTCGTCCACCGCGACCTCAAGCCCGAAAACATCATGCTGCTCGACGCCGGGCAGGTGAAGGTCCTCGATTTCGGCCTCGCGAGGCCCGTCGATTCCGAGGAGCCGAAGCGGCGCGCGGGCACGCGGGCCTACATGTCGCCCGAGCAATGGAGCGGCGACAAGATCGACGCGCGTTGCGACCTATGGGCCGCGGGCGTCGTTTTTTACGAGCTCCTCGCCGGCGCCCATCCCCTCGCGCCGCTCACGATGGAGCGGCTTTGGGCCCTCTCCGATCTGGAGACGCCGATGCCGCGCCTCGCCGACGTTCGGCCGGAGCTCGCCGAGATCTCGGAGGTCATCGATCGCTGCCTGCGCAAGAAGAAGGAAGAACGCTTCCGCTCGGCGGAGGAGCTGCTCGCCGCGCTCGAAGCATGCCTCGCGGTCCACGGCGCCGTCGTGGTGAAGGGCGACGCGCGCCCGTTCGCTGGGCTCGCCGCCTTTCAAGAGGCCGACGCCGACCGCTTCTTCGGCCGCGCGCCCGACGTGGCCGCGCTCCTGGGCAGCCTCGCGCGTCAGGCGCTCGTCGTGGTCGCGGCGCCCTCGGGCGCGGGCAAATCCTCCTTCATTCGCGCGGGGGTGATCCCCGCCTTGAAGCGGTCGGGCGAGGAATGGGACGCCCTCGTCGTCCGCCCGGGCCGCGCGCCGCTCTCGGCGCTCCGCGAGGCGCTCGCCACGGCGCTCGCGCCCGCGGACGTGGACGGCCATTTCGAGACGCAGCCGGGCCTGCTCGGCAAGCATCTGCGCGCCCACTGTCGCAGGCGGGGCCTTTCGCGCCGCATGCTCGTCTTCGTCGACCAATTCGAGGAGCTTTATACCCTCGTCCCGGACGCGGACGAGCGCGCCGCGTTCCTCGCCGCCCTGCTCGGCGCGGCGGACGACGCGTCGTCGCCCTTGCGCGTCATCCTCGCGATCCGCTCCGATTTCCTGGATCGCGTCGCCGAGGATCGCCCTTTCATGTCGCAGGTGCGGGCCGGCCTCTTTTTCTTGACGCCCGTGGGACGCGCGGAGCTGCGTGAGGCTTTGACGCGGCCGGTGGAGGCGGCAGGTCATCGATTCGAGAGCGAGGCGATGATCGAGGAAATCCTCGACGAGCTCGAGCGCGCCCGGAGCCCCCTGCCGCTCTTGCAGTTCTCGGCCGCGCACCTCTGGGACGCGCGCGACAAGGAGCAAAAGCTGCTCACGCGGCAAAGCCACGAGACACTCGGCGGCGTGGCCGGCGCGCTCGCGACGCACGCGGACGCCGTCGTCGCGCGGCTCTCGGCGACCGACCAAAGCTTGTGCCGGGCGATTTTCCTGCGCCTCGTGACGCCGGAGCGCACACGCGCCATCGTCGGCATGCGCGAGCTCGCCGAGCTCGCCAATGACGCGACGGCGGTGGAGGCCGTGGTGCGAGAGCTCTGCGACGCGCGGCTCTTGCTCCTCGATACGGACGGGGAGCCGGGCTCGGCGACGGTCGAGCTCGTGCACGAGTCGCTCATCGAGCGCTGGCCCACGCTCGCGCGCTGGCTCGGCGAAAATGCGGAGGACGCTCTGTTTCTGGCTCGATTGCGCGCCGCGGCCTCGCAATGGCAGGCGAGCGGAGCGCCCTCGGGTTTGCTCTGGCGCGACCGCGCCGCCGAGGAGGCGCGCGTCTTTTATGAACGGCATCGCGGGGACGGCGCCGAGGCGCGCGGCAACCTCGTGGGAAAGGTCGAGGAGCGGTACCTCGAGGCCGTCTTGGCCCTCGCGGACCGCGCGCGACGTCAGCGCACGCGGCTCCTCGCGGGGGCGTTCGTGTTCGTCAGCGCCGTGGCCGTCGTGGTGTTTTTCTTGGCGATGCGCGCGGACGCCCAGGCAACGCGCGCGGACGCGGAAGCCGCGCGGGTCAAGGAGCAGAACGAGGCCCTCGCGCTTCAAGCGCTCCGAGGCCGCAATGCGATGCGCATCCTCGCCGCGCGCAAGCGGCAGGACGATCCGATGCTCGTGCTCGCGCTCCTGCGGGAGGTCGAAAAAGAGGACATCCCGAAGGAATGGTCCGAGCTCGTGAGCGCCGCGCTTTCGCAGGGCGTCGCGAGCGCGGCGTGGGTCGCGCCGGGAGCCCCCAAACCGCTCGTCTATGACGCCACCATGAGCCCGGACGGCGAGCGTATCGTCCTGGCGCTCGGAGACAAGACCGCGCGGGTCCTCGATGCCAAGGACCTCAAAGAGCAAAGGGTCTTGCGCGGACACGAGGCCCACTTGTGGAGAGCCGCGTGGAGCCCGGACGGCGAGCGCATCCTCACGGCATCCGGCGACAAGACAGCACGGGTAGAGCCTGCGGATGGCAAGGGGGAGCCGCTCGTCCTGCGTGGCCACGAAGCTCCCGTGAACTCCGCCTTGATGAGCCCGGATGGGAAGCTCGTCGTGACGTCGTCCGAAGACGGCACCGCGCGCGTCTTTGGCGCGGCCTCTGGAAAGGAGCTCGTCGCTCTTCGCCACGTCGACGATGTCAACTTTGCTGAATTCAGCCCGGATGGCAGGCGCATCGTCACGGCGGGAGCGGACGGCGCTGCGCGGGTATGGAATGCAGACGGCGCGGGCGAACCGCTGCTGCTGCGCGGGCATACGGGGGCGGTCATCGCGGCCGCGTTTCACCCGGATGGAACACGCATCGCGACGGCGAGCGCGGATCGGACGATCCGGATATGGGACGCTTCGAGCGGCGCCGAGCGCCTCGTCTTGCGCGGGCACGACGACAAGATCATGACCGTCGCCTGGAGCCCCGACGGCCGTCGGATTGCCTCGGCGAGCAAGGACAAGACGGCTCGAATCTGGAATGCAAACGGCGGCGCAGGGCCGCTCGTCCTGCGTGGCCACGGCCATTGGGTGTACACGGCGAGATTCAGCCCGGAGGGCCGCCGGCTCGTCACGGCCTCGCTCGACAATACCCTGCGTGTATGGAACCTCGACGATATCCTCGCCCCCCTGGTCCTTCCAGGCAGCACGGCCATCGTCGGCCCCTCCGCCTTCAGCCCGGATGGCAAACGTTTCGTCATGGTGTCGGGCGCGACGCATGTATGGAACGTGAATGGAACGGACGAGAGCGTCCTGCCCGCTTCCGATGCCTCGCAGTCCGCGTGGAGCCCCGACGGCACTCGCATCGTCACGGCGTTCACCGACAAGACAGCGCGAATATGGAACGCGGACGGCTCCGGTGTGCCCATCGTGCTTGGAGGTCATCCGGACGCGGTTCGAGCCGTCGCGTGGTGCTCCCAAGGCGACGCCATCGCCACGGCGTCGCAGGACGGGATGCTCCGACGATGGAGCCCGGACGGGCGTCTGCTCTCGACGACGACGAGACCCGTCAGGACCGATTTCCTGGTCACGAGCTTCGATCCATCGTGCAAACGGCTCCTCGTCTGGGATACGCAGCACGGAATCATCCAGGTCTGGAACGTGGACGAGGGCGAAGAGCTCCTCACCCTCGGCGAGCGCGACGCCGCCGTTTACACAGCGGAATGGAGCCCGGACGGCTCTCGTGTCCTCGCGATCTATGTGGATCACGCCGTGCGAATCTGGAACGTCGACGGGGCTCCGCCCTTCGTGTTCCCGGTGTCCGGTCCCGTGACGCATACGAGCTTCAGCCCCGATGGCCGCCGCGTCGCCATGGCGTTCGACGACGGCGCGGTGCAGGTCTGGAAGACGGATGGTGCCCGGGAGCCGGACGTCGTCTTCGGTATTCGGGGGAATCAGCAGACCTATGTCCAGTGGAGCCCGGACGGCACGCGCCTCCTCACCAACTCACGGGACAGGTTGACGCGCGTGTGGAATGCCGACGGCTCGGGCGTGCCGTTCGTCCTCGTCGGCGCGCAGGCCCACGTCAGGTACTCGTTCTGGAGCCCCGACGGCGAGCACATCGCCGTTCAATCCGAGGAGACGGTCGCCCGCTTCTGGCCCGACGTGCACCCCTTCTCCGGCCCCGACGATCCGCGGCTCTGGAGGGCGACTTCCTATTGTATACCCCCCGCGACCCGGATCGAGCTCCTGGACGTGACGGACGACGACGCGCGCGCAGACGAGGAGGCCTGCAAGCGCCGCGTGACCGAAGCGCGCGCTGAAAGGCCTGGGAGGTGA
- a CDS encoding amidohydrolase, producing the protein MSAIKIIKASNTIITMDPAKPRAEAVAFDSETGVILAVGDFKDLCTKFPDVHTDDVTTVKVLMPGFIDPHNHPVSSGATTQPPAYWIAPYVTRETNGKKEYPYKTWPLVEDFFRTINGDEKIPHDQPLIFNGLDRMLQGAPELRRDTLDNYFPDRPVLVLDNSGHAAYFNTKLIEGNPDTFPDKKPIGNPTGGSFGTYTAEDQKDDNKLVVGESNGRAYETPAIMSVLNKAQLGLAIPNALRSAALWYALMAKNGITMTSEHTYGANMLEYYVALAKAPHSPLRVGLYHMSTDTSGEPGDKLEYPSDSPGLEARLWKQGIKLWADGSPWVGNLAASFPYQDSKTVNDAQIPRDPGGTKNLNYTPAQLDAILDKYVWMGWQFAFHCNGDVALDVVLDAYQRALVRYGRLGTDHRWRVEHCGACRGDQFARAAGLGIMISLPPFQFIYWGDLLDGEIFSPEIGSQWVRAGDAVRAGARVSFHNDGSVSPPKPLLNIQMMVTRRPTSPKGKVHGPEQAVTLHDALMAHTMNAAYHLRRDHDLGSITVGKLADFVALSDDPYNVHPEFISELEVNGTWSNGKRIDPDAFVSNFPDDSTSPTKPHPHLAVFRRCC; encoded by the coding sequence ATGTCCGCGATCAAGATCATCAAGGCTTCCAACACCATCATCACGATGGACCCGGCCAAGCCGCGCGCCGAGGCCGTCGCCTTCGACTCGGAGACCGGTGTCATCCTCGCCGTGGGCGACTTCAAGGATTTGTGCACCAAGTTCCCCGATGTCCACACGGACGACGTGACCACCGTGAAGGTGCTGATGCCGGGCTTCATCGATCCGCACAACCACCCGGTGAGCTCCGGCGCGACCACCCAGCCCCCGGCGTACTGGATCGCCCCCTACGTCACAAGGGAGACGAATGGGAAGAAGGAGTACCCGTACAAGACCTGGCCGCTGGTCGAGGATTTCTTCCGCACCATCAATGGCGACGAGAAGATCCCCCACGACCAGCCGTTGATCTTCAACGGCCTCGATCGGATGCTCCAGGGCGCACCGGAGCTCCGCCGCGACACCCTCGATAATTACTTCCCCGACCGCCCTGTGCTGGTCCTCGACAACTCCGGGCACGCGGCGTACTTCAACACCAAGCTCATCGAGGGAAACCCAGATACGTTTCCCGATAAGAAGCCCATCGGGAATCCGACGGGCGGGAGTTTCGGCACGTATACGGCCGAAGACCAAAAGGACGACAACAAGTTGGTGGTCGGCGAATCGAACGGCCGTGCCTACGAGACGCCCGCGATCATGTCGGTCCTGAACAAAGCCCAGCTGGGACTGGCGATCCCGAATGCGCTACGCTCCGCTGCGCTCTGGTACGCGTTGATGGCCAAGAACGGCATCACGATGACGTCGGAGCACACCTACGGGGCGAATATGCTCGAGTACTACGTCGCGCTCGCGAAAGCGCCCCACTCGCCGCTGCGCGTGGGGCTGTACCACATGTCCACCGACACGTCCGGGGAGCCCGGTGACAAACTCGAGTACCCCTCCGATTCTCCCGGCCTGGAGGCCCGGCTCTGGAAGCAGGGCATCAAGCTCTGGGCCGATGGGTCGCCGTGGGTCGGCAACCTCGCCGCGTCGTTCCCGTACCAGGACTCCAAAACGGTGAATGACGCGCAGATCCCGCGCGACCCCGGCGGCACGAAGAATCTCAACTACACGCCCGCACAGCTCGATGCAATCCTCGACAAGTACGTGTGGATGGGCTGGCAGTTCGCCTTCCACTGCAATGGCGACGTCGCGCTCGATGTGGTGCTCGACGCCTACCAGCGCGCACTCGTCAGATACGGCCGGCTCGGCACCGACCATCGCTGGCGCGTGGAGCACTGCGGAGCTTGTCGCGGCGATCAGTTCGCGCGCGCCGCCGGCCTCGGCATAATGATCTCGCTCCCGCCGTTCCAGTTCATCTACTGGGGCGATCTGCTCGACGGCGAGATCTTCTCGCCCGAGATCGGCAGTCAGTGGGTGCGGGCCGGGGACGCAGTGAGGGCCGGCGCGCGGGTGTCTTTCCACAACGACGGGAGCGTCAGCCCGCCCAAGCCGCTGCTCAACATTCAAATGATGGTCACGCGCCGCCCCACGTCGCCGAAGGGCAAGGTGCATGGTCCCGAGCAGGCGGTGACCCTGCACGACGCGCTGATGGCGCACACGATGAACGCCGCGTATCATCTGCGGCGCGACCACGATCTCGGCTCCATCACGGTCGGCAAACTCGCGGACTTCGTCGCGCTCTCCGACGATCCTTACAACGTCCACCCCGAGTTCATATCGGAGCTCGAGGTGAACGGTACCTGGTCGAACGGCAAGAGGATCGACCCCGATGCCTTCGTGTCGAATTTCCCGGACGACTCGACGAGCCCCACGAAACCGCACCCCCACCTGGCGGTCTTCAGGCGCTGCTGCTGA
- a CDS encoding sigma 54-interacting transcriptional regulator, with the protein MNETFTTTEDVPEDDLRPAARPLPFLFVVLHCDNPTLGGARYDLSGVDEITIGRGSTREASRVDERGARRLALRLPSSTVSRAHARLVRTYGEWLLEDLDSKNGCCVNGERVARAHIRDGDFIEIGSVVLRYRAALPAPPDAAEDLDSALRPPEAFGFSTLLPAVAAGLGTLARVARLPISTLLLGETGTGKEVLAKGIHALSGRPGPLVAVNCGGLPSSLVESQLFGHVKGAFTGAQRDEPGYIRSAEGGTLFLDEVGDLPLPAQATVLRALQEREVVPVGGTRPTLVDVRVLAATHKSLDALCLRGEFRDDLLARLAGYQHTLPPLRERIEDVGLLISDLFRRTNIPGVMDARLSVATGRRLLSYAWHHNIRELKQALTMGVGLAERGVVEPSHLPEGVVKAPAKLRPTSEAPSSQGDLRERLVSLLQAHRGNVTAVARVMGKSRIHIHRWMEKLGIHLDDYRG; encoded by the coding sequence ATGAACGAGACCTTCACCACGACCGAGGACGTGCCGGAGGACGACCTGCGCCCTGCCGCCCGCCCCCTCCCTTTTCTCTTCGTCGTGCTCCACTGCGACAACCCGACCCTCGGCGGCGCTCGTTACGACCTCTCCGGGGTCGACGAGATCACGATCGGGCGCGGCTCCACGCGTGAGGCGTCGCGCGTGGACGAGCGCGGCGCGCGGCGGCTCGCGCTGCGCCTCCCGTCGTCGACCGTCTCGCGGGCGCACGCGCGCCTCGTCCGCACGTATGGCGAATGGCTGCTCGAGGACCTCGATTCGAAGAATGGCTGCTGCGTCAACGGCGAGCGCGTCGCCCGGGCGCACATCCGGGACGGGGATTTCATCGAGATAGGATCGGTCGTCCTGCGGTATCGTGCGGCCTTGCCCGCGCCGCCGGACGCGGCCGAGGACCTCGACAGCGCGCTTCGTCCTCCGGAGGCCTTCGGGTTTTCGACCCTCTTGCCTGCCGTCGCCGCGGGGCTCGGCACGCTCGCGCGTGTCGCACGCTTGCCGATTTCGACCCTGCTTCTCGGCGAGACGGGCACCGGCAAGGAGGTGCTCGCGAAAGGGATCCACGCGCTCTCGGGCCGCCCAGGGCCTCTGGTCGCCGTCAATTGCGGCGGCTTGCCGTCGTCGCTCGTGGAGTCCCAGCTCTTCGGTCACGTCAAAGGCGCGTTCACGGGGGCGCAACGAGACGAGCCGGGCTACATCCGCAGCGCGGAAGGGGGGACCTTGTTCCTCGACGAGGTGGGTGATCTGCCCTTGCCCGCGCAAGCCACCGTTCTCCGCGCCCTCCAGGAGCGCGAGGTCGTCCCCGTGGGCGGGACGCGCCCGACCCTCGTGGACGTGCGCGTCCTCGCGGCCACGCACAAGTCCCTCGACGCGCTTTGCCTGCGGGGCGAATTCCGGGATGATCTTCTGGCGCGCCTCGCGGGCTACCAGCACACGCTCCCGCCGCTCCGCGAACGAATCGAGGATGTCGGGCTGTTGATCAGCGACCTCTTTCGACGCACGAATATACCAGGCGTGATGGATGCCCGCCTGAGCGTCGCGACCGGGCGACGGCTGCTCTCGTATGCATGGCACCACAACATCCGCGAGCTGAAACAGGCACTCACGATGGGCGTGGGGCTCGCCGAGCGTGGCGTGGTGGAGCCATCGCACCTCCCCGAGGGCGTCGTGAAGGCTCCGGCGAAGCTCAGGCCCACGAGCGAGGCGCCCTCGAGCCAGGGGGACCTTCGCGAGCGGCTCGTGTCCCTGCTCCAGGCGCACCGGGGCAACGTGACGGCCGTGGCGCGCGTCATGGGAAAGTCGCGAATTCACATCCATCGGTGGATGGAGAAGCTCGGCATCCACCTCGACGATTATCGAGGGTGA
- the bcp gene encoding thioredoxin-dependent thiol peroxidase yields the protein MATSYEKKATTKKTTTPTKKAAPAKKAAPAEAEGSREAAPAFTLPSDEGKDVSLADYAGKRVVLYFYPKDNTPGCTREACAFQASLAALRKQGAVVLGVSRDSAKTHAGFKAKHDLTFPLLADTDGAVHRAYGAWGTKTNYGRTFEGALRTTVIIDEQGRITKRFANVKVDGHADQVLAALAAL from the coding sequence ATGGCGACGTCGTACGAGAAAAAAGCAACCACGAAGAAGACCACCACCCCCACGAAAAAGGCGGCCCCCGCGAAGAAGGCGGCCCCGGCGGAGGCGGAGGGCAGCCGCGAGGCGGCCCCCGCCTTCACCCTGCCCTCGGACGAGGGCAAGGACGTCTCGCTCGCCGATTACGCCGGGAAACGTGTGGTCCTTTATTTCTACCCGAAGGACAACACCCCCGGCTGCACGCGCGAGGCGTGCGCGTTCCAGGCGAGCCTCGCCGCGCTCCGGAAGCAGGGCGCCGTGGTGCTCGGCGTGAGCCGAGATTCGGCGAAGACCCACGCGGGCTTCAAGGCGAAGCACGACCTCACCTTCCCGCTGCTCGCCGACACGGACGGCGCGGTGCACCGCGCTTATGGTGCCTGGGGCACGAAGACGAATTATGGCAGGACGTTCGAAGGGGCGCTCCGCACGACGGTGATCATCGACGAGCAGGGGCGGATCACGAAGCGGTTCGCGAACGTGAAGGTCGACGGGCACGCCGATCAGGTGCTCGCGGCGCTCGCGGCGCTCTGA
- a CDS encoding FAD-binding protein has product MDLSSHEREVSRVATTIRVQASRGGPVRIDKGGVSHFVPVPGDPRERATPIDASRLRRVLTIDPERRVCVAEPGVTFAELVPRTLEHGLVPAVVPELEDITLGGAVAGCSIESSSYRHGGFHDGCLEYEVISGDGQIVTCSREKEPSLFDMIHGSYGTLGVLSRLTFELVPAKRFVRMEYRRFDHFDAFNAAMVERCKAGDFEFVDGIVHGPRDFVLCLGAFVDDAPYTSSYRWLDIYYKSTRGRTDDFLSTPDYFFRYDAECHWLSRTVPGLETRPVRWLVGRHVLGSRNLIRWSKRLDRVLGLKSRPDVVCDVFVPQRNFGAFYEWYERDFDFWPLWVVPYRMPRPYPWIRESHARHGDELWIDCAVYGKPNDDPRVDGSEVLEQKTYELGGVKTLISRNHYTEERFWQIYDRERYEAAKRRLDPHGVFPGLYEKAHRVRKS; this is encoded by the coding sequence ATGGATCTCTCTTCCCACGAGCGCGAGGTCTCGCGCGTCGCCACGACCATTCGTGTTCAGGCCAGCCGGGGCGGGCCCGTCCGTATCGACAAGGGCGGCGTCTCCCATTTCGTGCCCGTCCCGGGCGACCCTCGCGAGCGGGCCACGCCGATCGACGCCTCGCGGCTCCGGCGCGTGCTCACGATCGACCCCGAGCGCCGCGTCTGCGTCGCCGAGCCGGGCGTCACGTTCGCCGAGCTCGTCCCGCGCACGCTCGAGCACGGCCTCGTGCCCGCGGTCGTCCCCGAGCTCGAGGACATCACGCTCGGCGGCGCGGTCGCGGGCTGCTCCATCGAGTCGAGCTCGTACCGCCACGGCGGGTTTCACGATGGCTGCCTCGAATACGAGGTGATCTCCGGCGACGGCCAGATCGTCACCTGCTCGCGCGAGAAGGAGCCCTCGCTCTTCGACATGATCCACGGCTCGTACGGCACGCTCGGCGTCCTCTCGCGCCTCACGTTCGAGCTCGTGCCGGCCAAGCGCTTCGTGCGGATGGAGTACCGCCGCTTCGACCATTTCGACGCCTTCAACGCGGCGATGGTGGAGCGCTGCAAGGCGGGTGATTTCGAGTTCGTGGACGGTATCGTGCACGGCCCGCGCGACTTCGTGCTCTGCCTCGGCGCGTTCGTCGACGACGCGCCCTACACCTCGAGCTACCGCTGGCTCGACATCTATTACAAGAGCACGCGCGGGCGGACGGACGATTTCCTCAGCACGCCCGACTATTTCTTCCGTTACGACGCCGAGTGCCACTGGCTCAGCCGCACCGTCCCGGGGCTCGAGACGAGGCCCGTGCGCTGGCTCGTCGGGCGCCACGTGCTCGGCTCGCGCAACCTCATTCGATGGTCGAAGCGGCTCGATCGCGTGCTCGGCCTGAAATCGCGCCCCGACGTCGTCTGCGACGTCTTCGTCCCGCAGCGGAACTTCGGCGCGTTCTACGAGTGGTACGAGCGTGATTTCGATTTCTGGCCGCTCTGGGTCGTCCCGTACCGCATGCCGCGCCCCTACCCCTGGATCCGCGAATCGCACGCGCGGCACGGGGACGAGCTCTGGATCGACTGCGCGGTCTACGGCAAGCCCAATGACGATCCGCGCGTCGACGGGTCCGAGGTGCTGGAGCAGAAGACCTACGAGCTCGGCGGCGTGAAGACCTTGATCTCGCGCAACCATTACACCGAGGAGCGGTTCTGGCAGATCTACGACCGCGAGCGTTACGAGGCCGCGAAGCGTAGGCTCGACCCGCACGGCGTCTTCCCCGGCCTCTACGAGAAGGCCCACCGCGTCCGCAAGAGCTGA